The sequence CACTTTCACGGCATTGGTGGAAGCCGCGCTATTGGTCGCGCCGGCAACCGCGTTGGTTTTAGCTTCCGCAACTTTGGGCGCGCGGGTGGTCACACTTTGAATCGGCACCGTCAGCACGTTAGTGCGGGAGCGCGTCTCCACTTCCGCCGTCACGGACATGCCAGGGCGGAACGCTTCCTTCTCCTGGATGCGGATTTTGACCTCGAACTTGGTGGCTTCCTGCTGCGCGGTGCCGGCGCTGGTGGTCCCCTTGGCGGCGTTGGCAATTTCCGTTACCAGCCCGGTGAATTTCCGGTCGCGAAAGGCATCCACTTCCAAGCGCGCTTTTTGGCCCAGCGCAATCAGGATCACATCTACCTCGCCAATATCCACCCGCGCTTCCATGGCGTCCAGGTTGGCAATTGTCATGATTTCAGTACCGGCCATGAGCGCGGTGCCCACCACCCGTTCCCCTTTTTGGGAGCGCAACCGCGTGACGGTGCCATCCATGGGCGCCTCGATGGTCGTCTTGGATAAATCATCATCCGCCCGGTCCAAAGCGGCTTTGGCCTGTTGCACCATGTGCCCGCTGCTGACGAACGACGCTTTCGCCACGTCCAACGCCGCTTGGGCATCCGTAAATTGCGAGTCCGACACCAGCTTCTTATCGTACAACTCCCGCATGCGTTTGAAGTCCAGATCCGCTTTGGTAAGATTGGCCTGGGCCAGGCTTTGCCCGGCTTCCGCCGATTGAAAGCTCGCCTGCGCCGACCGCCGGCTGGCCAGGTAATTATCCTGCTTGATGCGAACGAGCACCTGCCCTTTCTTGACGAATTGCCCTTCCTTGACGGGCAGCTCCACAATCTCACCGCTGACCTCCGGCGCAATCACCACTTGCAGCACCGGCTGGACTTTGCCATTGGCCACCACCAGTTCCGTCAGGTTGCGGCGCGTCACCTTTTCCGTCTGCACCGTGATGATCGTCTCCCGCTTTTGGAAAACGGCGTACAGCACCGCCGCCACCAGCGCCAGTGCGATCACCGCGAAGATCAGTATCTTCCGGCCTGTTCGTTTTTTAACGTCTGCCATGTCTGCCACCCATTTAAACCAAGTCCCAGCCGTGTTGTCACATCAATTCATTCCCTGCCCCGCACGGGAATGCAGCGGTGGCAGCCGCAACGCCACCACCAGATTGATCAGCGCGATGGCAACGCCCAGCAGGAAAACGTATTGGTAACCGCAGGCATTCCAGATCACCCCGCCCAGCAGCGCCACCGAGATGGAAAACACGTGATCAATGGTGATCCCTGCCGTCAATGCCGCCTGGATGTCCGCCGGTTGCAGGGCGATCTTCTTGATATACATGGCGCGGGCCATACCCACCGACATCAACATCTGATCCATCAAGTAAAACCCGCACGTCAACCAGAAGGCGATGGATTCCGAAAACAGGAACCGGGAGAACCCATAGCCAAAGCACACCACCACGAGCAGCGCGGCCTCCCACGCCAGCACAAACCGTTCCCCATGGCGATCCGTCACCCAGCCCAGCAGTGGTTGGAAGACAATGCCAATGATCCCCCCGGCGGTCA comes from Verrucomicrobiota bacterium and encodes:
- a CDS encoding efflux RND transporter periplasmic adaptor subunit; amino-acid sequence: MADVKKRTGRKILIFAVIALALVAAVLYAVFQKRETIITVQTEKVTRRNLTELVVANGKVQPVLQVVIAPEVSGEIVELPVKEGQFVKKGQVLVRIKQDNYLASRRSAQASFQSAEAGQSLAQANLTKADLDFKRMRELYDKKLVSDSQFTDAQAALDVAKASFVSSGHMVQQAKAALDRADDDLSKTTIEAPMDGTVTRLRSQKGERVVGTALMAGTEIMTIANLDAMEARVDIGEVDVILIALGQKARLEVDAFRDRKFTGLVTEIANAAKGTTSAGTAQQEATKFEVKIRIQEKEAFRPGMSVTAEVETRSRTNVLTVPIQSVTTRAPKVAEAKTNAVAGATNSAASTNAVKVEGKKAGEAVKQVEGVFVVTNDVVRMTLVKRGISDDTYVEITDGLKENQEVISGGYKAINRELEDGVKIKRGTVFDMGSTKDERDKEK